CCTGAGGCCGGCGGCGGCGCCCGAGCGCGCGTCGCCACCGGCCGCTGCCCCAGAGCCCGAGCGTCGCCCGAAGCCAGCGCCGCGGCCCGCGATCCAGGCCGAACCCAAGCCGGCGCGTACGCCATCGAACGACCCGCCGGATGCTGGCACGGCGCCGCCGTCCGATCATGCCCTGATCAGGCGGGCCCGGGAGCTGTTCGCTCCCGAAGAAACACCGAGCCGCGGTGGCCCCTAGCCTGTGGCGAACACGCGACCCGTTCGATCGAATCCAAGCGGAGCACATGGCATGGCAGCGAAGAAGTCCGGACTCATGAAGAACGTCATCCTGCTGGTGATTATCTTCGCCTGCGCCGGCGGCGTCTGGTACTTCCTGACGCAGCAGGGCGGCGCGATGAACGAGACCGAGGCCCAGGAGTGGTTCCTCAGCGGCGAGATGGCCCAGGAGGGCCTCGACCTCGAGGGCGTCAAGGCTCGCCTGGGCCACGATGCTCCGCAGGACATGGGCGAGGGCCGCCACCGGTTCGACATGGCGTACGTCAACTCGAGCAACACGCTCGTCGTCGACGTCGTCGTTCGCGGCGGGCGGGCGATCTCGTACACCATCGTCGAAGAGGCCGAGTGATCGTCTCGGAGGTGCTCGGTGCTTGACCAGATGCGCGCCTTGGGCGCCATTACCAGCCTGATGAAGGACCGCCAGAAGCTGGCCGACGCGGCCGCCCGCGTCAAGGACCGGCTCGAGTCGGCCCGCGTGCAGGGCTCGGCCGGCGAGGGCGCCATCGTCGTCACCATGAGCGGGGCCATGAAGGTCATCGGCGTGCACATCGAACCGGCGATGGCCTCGGCGTTCTCCGCCGATCAGGCAAGCCAGCTCCTGGCGCAGGACCTCATCGCCCAGGCGACCAACGACGCGATGGGCAAGGCCCAGGCGCTGGCGCGAGACGTCGTGGCCGAAGAGGCCCGGGAACTGGGCCTGCCCGAAGAGCTGACCTCGCAGATGGGCGGCCCGTTGTCGTCGGCGTTGGGGCTGTGAGCGTCCGATTCGTTCCGCTCAACCGACCGCTCCGCATCGAAGTTGAAGGCCAACGGCCCTCGCTGGACGAGTCCGCGCATGCAAGTTGGCAGACGGCGCAGCGAGAGAACCCGAGGCTGTTCGATGGACCGATCCTGGCAGTACGTTCGGTCGACGTTGCAGCGGGTTTGATCGTTGCTCGTCCCGACCGCTTCGCGCACGTCGTCTGCCAGCCAGGCGGCCGCGACCTGCCGACGACGATCCTGAGCGTCACCGGGGTCATCGAGGCCGGCGATCCCGACGCGATACGCGTGCTGCTCGCCCGGCGGGGCGCGCAAACGCGGAGCTATCCCGGCATGTGGGAATTCGCGCCCGCGGGCGGGCTCGAGTCTCCAGAGTCATCGGGCTCGCTGGGCCTCGAAGGCATCATGCAAACGCTGCGTGCCGAGCTCCGCGAAGAAGTCGGCGTCGCGTCGCCGCTCTGCGATGCACGGGCGATCGGTATCGTGTTTGATTCCCGCGCCCGGAGCCTCGACGTCGTGATCCGAGCGCGTATCGAAGGCGAGACGCCGACGCTCCAGCCGGGCGCCGAACGAGCCTGGGAGTGCGCTGATGCTCGGTGGGTCGATGCCGCGCGGCTCGAACGCACCCTCGAAGAACTGGATGGAGGCGTGATCGAACCCACGCTCGAGATTGCACGGCATCTAGAGCGATCGACCTAAGTCAACCGCCTCCGGAATCGTCGCGACGCGAACGCGGAATGCCGAGCAGGTCCTGAATCGACTCGCCGGGACTCAGCAGCGGGCCGAGGAACTCGCTACCGCGCCTGCGGATGAGTTCCTGGGGCGCGGGCCTGATCGAGGGGCTCGTGAGCTCTCCGGTCACGCGCCAGGGTACGGTCGAGATCCTGCCAAAGCCCGGGACGGATCGTCCCAGGGCGCTGCCGAGGCCGGTGTTGAACCGCCCCGCGGCCTCGTCCGAGAGCGCGGCGACGGGGATCCAGACCAGCACGTCCATCGTGTTCTGCACGAGGTTAACCGTGCCTTCCGACTCGAGTTCGAGGTCTCCGAGCGGAAGCGTGAAGGGGTCGTAGGTGATCACGCCGTCCTTCATCGTCACGTGGATCGGCGCGATGCGTCGGCCGAGCGAGCCTTGCTCACGCTGTCCGGTGGCCTTGAGCACGCTCGACAAGACGCTGCTGCTGCGGAACCGCGCCGTACCCAGGGCGATGGTTACGTCGCCCTGACCGTGCACCCACTCGCCGTTGGTCGGGATCTGAAGGCCCTCGGTGCGGATGATCGCCGGTCCGTCTTCGGGCCGCTTCTCGACCTGCAGCAGCTCTGGGATGATCTGGCTGAATCGTTCGGCGATCTCGGGCCGCACTTCGCGCACGGTGAGGATGGTCTGCGGCTCGGTCATCACGATCAGGTGGTTCTCGAGGCGGCCGTAGCCCGAGGCGTCGGCGCGCGGGCCGCGGACGCTGAAACGCAGGTCGGCCGACGGCGGCTCGCCCGGAATCAGCCGCCCGTGCTGGATCTCGGCGTCCAGGTCGACCAGCGGGCCCAGGCTGTCTGCCAACAGGCCGTCGGTATTCGACATGGCGTCGGCGAGGGCGACGGGAATGTCGTTGCCCTTGAGCGTGCCGCGCACCTCGGCTGACTCGAGCGCGAGCCTGCCCTGCGCGTCGGCGGGGTTCTGCAGCAGGCCGTTGAGCTCGAGCGTTCCGCCGCGTGCGGTCGAGGCATTGGCCGTGATGCCGTAGGTGCTCTGGGCCACGCGACGCACGCGGCCGGTGACCTCGTCGAGCTCGATGGCCGGGCGCTCGGCGATCGCGATGGTCGCGCCCTTGGCGTCGAGCGATGCATCGAGGTTGACGCGCGTCGGATCGAGCAGGCCGACGCCCTCGGTGAGTGGGTTGCCCACCGCGACCCGATCGAGGCGAATCTGTAGCGGCTCCACCGTGGTGACCTCGGCGCCGATGGCCGACGCGAGCCACGCGGCATCGGGCGTCCACGTGATCGTCGTCGGCTGGGTGAGTTCGATGGTCTCGCGCGTGAAGCGCGCCACGATCGGCTGCGATGACTCCAGCCGCGGTGTGCTGAGCGAGACCGACACGCGCTGCGGCGACCAGGGGAGCGCGGCCTGGGGTGTCGCGGCGGCACGCGCCTCCACCACGATGCGGCCGGTCTGGCCGAGCGAGCCGGTCGCCGCGTCGACGCCCCCGCCACCGACGCCGGCGAGCATGAACGCCTTTCGGATGCTGAATTCCTCGATCGTCGCCGTCGCGTCGAGGTTGCCGCCCTCGTCGGAACTGGCGAC
This Phycisphaerales bacterium DNA region includes the following protein-coding sequences:
- a CDS encoding YbaB/EbfC family nucleoid-associated protein is translated as MLDQMRALGAITSLMKDRQKLADAAARVKDRLESARVQGSAGEGAIVVTMSGAMKVIGVHIEPAMASAFSADQASQLLAQDLIAQATNDAMGKAQALARDVVAEEARELGLPEELTSQMGGPLSSALGL
- a CDS encoding NUDIX domain-containing protein, yielding MSVRFVPLNRPLRIEVEGQRPSLDESAHASWQTAQRENPRLFDGPILAVRSVDVAAGLIVARPDRFAHVVCQPGGRDLPTTILSVTGVIEAGDPDAIRVLLARRGAQTRSYPGMWEFAPAGGLESPESSGSLGLEGIMQTLRAELREEVGVASPLCDARAIGIVFDSRARSLDVVIRARIEGETPTLQPGAERAWECADARWVDAARLERTLEELDGGVIEPTLEIARHLERST